One genomic region from Pseudochaenichthys georgianus chromosome 15, fPseGeo1.2, whole genome shotgun sequence encodes:
- the LOC117459452 gene encoding NLR family CARD domain-containing protein 3-like, translating to MNPCEDTEPALSGDPERLTKAQSPEQQHGPGPGPGPGPGPGPGPGPGPGPGPGPSCVSMKSDQSIGAPIYFKGRPSETDYLFMIPHREDQQSSEVPRGQSAQQHQTQLDSTFMLLEDNIITFVKNELKKIQVALSSDYPECLESQSEDEEVLDGEDEEQRRRSREAFLNISLHFLRSMKQEELAERLQSRSRSAVCQRKLKSNLKERFQCVFEGIAKAGNPTLLNQIYTELYITEGGSAEVNDDHEVRQIETASRKPDRPETTIRQEDLFKASPGRDAPIRAVLTKGVAGIGKTVLTQKFTLDWAEGKANQDIQFTFPFTFRELNVVRENKYSLVELIHHFFPETRDAGICRFDQFPVVFIFDGLDESRLPLDFLNTEILTDVTESTSVDVLLTNLIRGKLLPSARLWITTRPAAANQIPPECVDMVTEVRGFTDPQKEEYFRKRFRDQEQAGTIISHIKTSRSLHIMCHIPVFCWISASVLEEVLKTREGGELPKTLTEMYIHFLVVQSKVKNVKFDGGAETDPHWSPESRKMMESLGKLAFEQMQKGNLIFYESDLTECGVDIRAASVYSGVFTQVFREERGLYQDKVFCFVHLSVQEFLAALHVHLTFITSGVNLLSEEPTTFRLPKVFRPKPKLSHLYQSAVDQALQSPNGHLDLFLRFLLGLSLQTNQKLLRGLLTETGSSSKTNQETVQYMKKKMDEDLSPERSINLFHCLNELNDGSLVEQIQQSLSSGRLSTDSLSPAQWSALVFILLSSGEDLDVFDLKKYSASEEALLRLLPVVKASRKALLSVCNLSERSCAALSSVLSSQSSSLRELDLSNNDLQDSGVKLLSAGLESPHCTLETLRLSVCKLSERSCAALSSVLSSQSSSLRELDLSSNDLQDSGVKLLSAGLESPHCTLETLRLSGCLVSEEGCVSLASALSSNPSHLRELDLSYNHPGDSGEKLLSAGLEDPLWRLDTLRMEPAGVRWLRPGLRKYSCELSLDTNTAQRELKLSEDDRKVTRVKEGQQPYPDHPERFDDWPQLMCREALTGRCYWEVEWRGGVHISVTYRGIRRRGNGGDCVFGENDQSWSLYCSGGGYYVRHNKTLTHSSSSSSSSSSSSSSSSGRVAVYLDHPAGSLSFYRVSSDRLIHLHTFRTTFTEPLYAGFWFSSGSSVSSVGGRVSSCSRDFLPAAQRVQSVQDQ from the exons TTATCTCTTCATGATTCCTCACAGAGAGGACCAGCAGAGCTCAGAGGTTCCCAGAGGTCAGTCTGCCCAGCAGCATCAGACTCAGCTGGACTCCACATTTATG CTGCTGGAGGACAACATCATCACTTTCGTGAAGAACGAGCTGAAGAAGATCCAGGTGGCCCTGAGTTCAGATTACCCAGAATGCTTAGAAAGCCAGAGTGAGGATGAGGAGGTGTTGGACGGTGAGGATGaagagcagaggaggaggagcagagaggcaTTTCTGAACATCTCACTGCACTTCCTGAGGAGCATGAAGCAGGAGGAGCTGGCTGAGCGTCTGCAGAGCA GAAGTCGTTCTGCAGTGTGTCAGCGTAAACTGAAGTCTAACCTGAAGGAGAGGTTCCAGTGTGTGTTTGAGGGCATTGCTAAAGCAGGAAACCCAACCCTTCTGAACCAGATCTACACAGAGCTCTACATCACAGAGGGGGGGTCTGCAGAGGTCAATGATGATCATGAGGTCAGACAGATTGAAACAGCATCCAGGAAACCAGACAGACCAGAAACAACCATCAGACAAGAAGACCTCTTTAAAGCCTCACCTGGAAGAGATGCACCAATCAGAGCAGTGCTGACAAAGGGCGTGGCTGGAATTGGGAAAACAGTCTTAACACAGAAGTTCACTCTGGACTGGGCTGAAGGCAAAGCCAACCAGGACATCCAGTTCACATTTCCATTCACCTTCAGAGAGCTGAACGTGGTGAGAGAGAACAAGTACAGCTTGGTGGAACTCATTCATCACTTCTTCCCTGAAACCAGAGACGCAGGAATCTGCAGGTTTGATCAGTTCCCGGTCGTGTTCATCTTTGACGGTCTGGATGAGAGTCGACTTCCTCTGGACTTCCTCAACACTGAGATCCTGACTGATGTCACAGAGTCCACCTCAGTGGATGTGCTGCTGACAAACCTCATCAGGGGGAAGCTGCTTCCCTCTGCTCGCCTCTGGATAACCACACGACCtgcagcagccaatcagatcCCTCCTGAGTGTGTGGACATGGTGACAGAGGTCCGAGGGTTCACTGACCCACAGAAggaggagtacttcaggaagagATTCAGAGATCAGGAGCAGGCAGGCACCATCATCTCCCACATCAAGACCTCACGAAGCCTCCACATCATGTGCCACATCCCAGtcttctgctggatctctgcttCAGTTCTGGAGGAGGTGTTGAAAaccagagagggaggagagctgCCCAAGACCCTGACTGAGATGTACATCCACTTCCTGGTGGTTCAGTCCAAAGTGAAGAACGTCAAGTTTGATGGAGGAGCTGAGACAGATCCACACTGGAGTCCAGAGAGCAGGAAGATGATGGAGTCTCTGGGGAAACTGGCTTTTGAGCAGATGCAGAAAGGCAACCTGATCTTCTATGAGTCCGACCTGACAGAGTGTGGCGTCGATATCAGAGCAGCCTCAGTGTACTCAGGAGTGTTCACACAGGtcttcagagaggagagaggactgTACCAGGACAAGGTGTTCTGCTTCGTCCATCTGAGCGTTCAGGAGTTTCTGGCTGCTCTTCATGTCCATCTGACCTTCATCACCTCTGGAGTCAACCTGCTGTCAGAAGAACCAACAACCTTCAGGCTGCCTAAAGTCTTCAGACCCAAACCTAAACTCTCACATCTCTACCAGAGTGCTGTGGACCAGGCCTTACAGAGTCCAAACGGGCACCTGGACTTGTTCCTCCGCTTCCTCCTGGGTCTTTCACTGCAGACCAATCAGAAACTCCTACGAGGCCTGctgacagaaacaggaagtagcTCAAAGACCAATCAGGAAACCGTCCagtacatgaagaagaagatggATGAGGATCTGTCTCCAGAGAGAAGCATCAACCTGTTCCACTGTCTGAATGAACTGAATGATGGTTCTCTAGTGGAGCAGATCCAACAGTCCCTGAGTTCAGGACGTCTCTCCACGGATAGTCTGTCTCCTGCTCAGTGGTCAGCTCTGGTCTTCATCTTACTGTCATCAGGAGAAGATCTGGACGTGTTTGACCTGAAGAAATACTCTGCTTCAGAGGAGGCTCTTCTGAGGCTGCTGCCAGTGGTCAAAGCCTCCAGGAAGGCTCT ACTGAGTGTCTGTAACCTGTCAGAGAGAAGCTGTGcagctctgtcctcagtccTCAGCTCCCAGTCCTCTAGTCTGAGAGAGCTGGACCTGAGTAACAACGACCTGCAGGATTCAGGAGTGAAGCTGCTGTCTGCTGGACTGGAGAGTCCACACTGCACTCTGGAGACTCTCAG GTTGAGTGTCTGTAAGCTGTCAGAGAGAAGCTGTGcagctctgtcctcagtccTCAGCTCCCAGTCCTCTAGTCTGAGAGAGCTGGACCTGAGTAGCAACGACCTGCAGGATTCAGGAGTGAAGCTGCTGTCTGCTGGACTGGAGAGTCCACACTGCACTCTGGAGACTCTCAG GCTGTCAGGCTGTCTGGTCTCAGAGGAAGGCTGTGTTTCTCTGGCTTCAGCTCTGAGCTCCAACCCCTCCCATCTGAGAGAGCTGGACCTGAGCTACAATCATCCAGGAGACTCAGGAGAGAAGCTGCTGTCTGCTGGACTGGAGGATCCACTCTGGAGACTGGACACTCTCAG gATGGAGCCTGCTGGAGTCCGATGGCTGAGACCCGGTCTGAGGAAGT ATTCCTGTGAACTCTCACTCGACACAAACACAGCACAGAGAGAACTCAAACTGTCTGAGGACGACAGGAAGGTGACACGTGTgaaggaggggcagcagccatatcctGATCATCCAGAGAGGTTTGATGACTGGCCTCAGCTGATGTGCAGAGAAGCTCTGACTGGTCGCTGCTACTGGGAGGTCGAGTGGAGAGGAGGGGTTCATATATCAGTGACTTACAGAGGAATCAGGAGGAGAGGAAACGGAGGGGACTGCGTGTTTGGAGAGAATGATCAGTCCTGGAGTCTGTACTGCTCTGGTGGTGGTTACTATGTCAGGCACAATAAGACACTGacacactcctcctcctcctcctcctcctcctcctcctcctcctcctcctcctctggtaGAGTAGCAGTGTATCTGGATCATCCTGCTGGCTCTCTCTCCTTCTACAGAGTCTCCTCTGACAGACTGATCCACCTCCACACCTTCAGAACCACATTCACTGAACCTCTCTACGCTGGGTTCTGGTTCAGCTCTGGTTCCTCTGTGTCCTCTGTAGGAGGAAGAGTCTCCTCCTGTTCCAGAGACTTCCTCCCTGCTGCCCAGAGAGTTCAGTCTGTTCAGGATCAATGA